A window from Leguminivora glycinivorella isolate SPB_JAAS2020 chromosome 16, LegGlyc_1.1, whole genome shotgun sequence encodes these proteins:
- the LOC125234650 gene encoding lysM and putative peptidoglycan-binding domain-containing protein 3 isoform X2 has protein sequence MKQRTRLMHGDEFTGYNMSVKKDDGQDNSEIPLHKMKSQDHFIEAQVQDGDTLQAIALRFHCSIAELKRINHIHKDNEIFARRTVKVPVTPYSVLTEIMSPPLDAVPSTSKEINGNTDFAIDCNAIVMNSTLAPAVIPYTDAEPTEPITEDTQLLPNKLRETVETVVVKELTSHGADFGLKWYHLLCCVLILGVVIPLVYVLFYLDKHEIVEIVESSTKAVLTNTSDDDLPPGHSQ, from the exons ATGAAACAACG GACGCGCCTCATGCACGGAGATGAGTTTACCGGATATAACATGAGTGTGAAGAAGGACGACGGGCAAGATAATTCTGAGATTCCCCTACACAAGATGAAGTCGCAAGATCATTTTATTGAGGCACAGGTTCAAGATGGTGACACGTTACAAGCTATTGCGTTACGATTCCATTGTTCT ATCGCAGAATTGAAGAGAATCAACCACATTCATAAAGATAATGAGATATTTGCAAGAAGGACGGTTAAGGTTCCAGTTACGCCCTATTCAGTACTCACAGAAATTATGTCACCACCTTTGGATGCTGTACCTTCCACATC TAAAGAAATAAATGGTAACACAGATTTTGCTATAGATTGCAATGCCATAGTAATGAATAGTACTCTAGCTCCAGCAGTCATCCCTTATACAGATGCAGAGCCCACTGAACCCATCACAGAGGACACCCAATTGTTGCCAAATAAACTGCGTGAAACGGTAGAAACAGTGGTTGTGAAAGAACTGACATCACATGGTGCAGATTTTGGTTTGAAATGGTATCACCTACTTTGCTGTGTGCTGATATTAGGAGTTGTGATACCATTAgtatatgtattattttatttagataaGCATGAAATTGTGGAAATTGTGGAATCAAGTACAAAAGCTGTGCTAACAAACACAAGTGATGATGACCTGCCACCTGGACATAGTCAATGA
- the LOC125234515 gene encoding uncharacterized protein LOC125234515 isoform X3: protein MTKDTVPVPASPLSLTIPQLATETLDVLKVKRSSVKGQITKFSRYLDNFDRDAELTSIQINELTLKLNKFLELSNRFEVMQTRIEVLNEGNLADELAERDSIEESLHLAIATAQSIIEATDVASGPGPDRS from the exons ATGACTAAAGATACCGTACCGGTACCGGCCTCGCCACTGTCCCTTACGATACCTCAACTAGCCACTGAGACCCTCGATGTTCTCAAGGTCAAAAGGAGTTCAGTAAAGGGACAGATAACCAAATTCTCTAGGTATTTGGATAATTTTGATAGGGATGCGGAATTAACTTCTATTCAAATCAATGAATTGACTTTAAAGTTGAATAAATTCTTGGAACTTAGTAACAGATTTGAGGTCATGCAAACTCGCATAGAGGTCCTGAATGAGGGCAATCTCGCTGATGAGCTTGCCGAGAGGGACAGTATTGAGGAAAGTCTTCATCTGGCCATCGCCACAGCTCAATCCATTATTGAG GCCACTGACGTCGCTTCCGGCCCCGGACCTGACAGAAGCTAA
- the LOC125234916 gene encoding solute carrier family 35 member F5: protein MLILCHNYFRVTQNNKNDNEDIQHFSRKKFVFGLFILLLVDVLWVVSSELTKVNLQLLEPNAEADEDNFFNESNNSLGDSTFVPVRAGETTDSDDATPRAVRFNKVAEVRVMSAAMAGEALLARLSWAASLRASEFAQRRAAAAATRRHLRMALVFTVPWFISNYLYRLSLRSARTGSATLLASAAGALALALGALLRPAPADRFTLSRLAGVLLTAAGLVVVGVWEQADWAGVLAALGAALTYAVHLLLFRLEMRKGDGINSPLLVGLVGCACGLGGWALGGALAASGAERLALPAAPAASWLLLDALLGPLLLESLWLWGRSLTSSHVATMALSLTLPLGAGWDALRAGGAWRAAAGLLAGAGWLLAAADPDVGAEPASVWLRERLRTDGFEVIRNIPDLDEQSEALMAADEPT from the exons ATGTTGATTCTATGCCACAATTATTTTCGCGTCacccaaaataataaaaatgataaCGAGGACATTCAGCATTTCAGTAGGAAGAAGTTTGTGTTTGGATTGTTCATCCTGTTGTTGGTTGATGTATTGTGGGTGGTGTCATCCGAGCTGACAAAGGTAAACCTA CAATTGTTAGAACCCAATGCTGAGGCAGATGAGGATAACTTTTTTAATGAATCAAACAATAGTTTG GGAGACTCAACATTTGTGCCTGTCCGTGCTGGAGAGACAACAGACAGTGACGATGCTACTCCTCGCGCAGTGCGCTTCAACAAAGTGGCTGAG GTACGGGTGATGTCCGCGGCGATGGCGGGCGAGGCGTTGCTGGCGCGGCTGTCGTGGGCCGCGTCGCTCCGCGCCAGCGAGTTCGcgcagcgccgcgccgccgccgccgccacgcgcCGCCACCTGCGCATGGCGCTCGTGTTCACAGTGCCG tggTTCATCTCCAACTACCTGTATCGACTGAGCCTGCGCAGCGCGCGCACGGGCTCGGCGACGCTGCTGGCGTCGGCGGCGGGCGCCCTGGCGCTCGCGCTGGGCGCGCTGCTGCGGCCCGCGCCCGCCGACCGCTTCACGCTGTCGCGGCTGGCCGGTGTGCTGCTCACGGCGGCCGGACTG GTGGTGGTCGGCGTTTGGGAGCAGGCGGACTGGGCGGGCGTGCTGGCGGCCCTGGGGGCCGCTCTAACGTACGCAGTACATCTTCTGCTGTTCCGGCTTGAGATGCGCAAAGGAGACGGCATCAACTCGCCTCTGCTCGTGG GTCTGGTGGGCTGCGCGTGCGGACTCGGCGGCTGGGCGCTGGGCGGCGCGctggcggcgagcggcgcggagCGGCTCGCGCTgcccgccgcgcccgccgcgtCGTGGCTGCTGCTCGACGCGCTGCTCGGCCCGCTGCTGCTCGAGTCGCTGTGGCTCTG GGGCCGGTCGCTGACGTCGTCGCACGTGGCGACGATGGCGCTGTCGCTGACGCTGCCGCTGGGCGCGGGCTGGGACGCGCTGCGCGCGGGCGGCGCGTGGCGCGCGGCGGCCGGGCTGCTGGCGGGCGCGGGCTGGCTGCTGGCCGCCGCCGACCCCGACGTCGGAGCCGAGCCCGCCTCCGTCTGGCTGCGCGAGAGACTGCGGACGGACGGCTTCGA
- the LOC125234515 gene encoding uncharacterized protein LOC125234515 isoform X2 — protein MTKDTVPVPASPLSLTIPQLATETLDVLKVKRSSVKGQITKFSRYLDNFDRDAELTSIQINELTLKLNKFLELSNRFEVMQTRIEVLNEGNLADELAERDSIEESLHLAIATAQSIIEVSKPKDNFHDADQDSSSNSNSNSHRCHDHDSLGFKLPLIQIHKFDGTFFKWLEFRDTYESLIHKNDRIKPIHKFHYLASYLEGEAARVISNLEVSADNYNEAWHLLCDRYNNNRQLITNHLNSLFSIEPLQRESDKALRYLGDHVTKNLRALKTLGQPTDQWDTIIIHMVTTKLDQATRTKWEEHRNNLVELPSLDEFKKFLKSRADILESLYRSKRDKQIKPQIKSDMPQTKSFAISASEKKTRPCVVCQGQHRIFDCKVFSSLSTDEKWAQAAKLKLCLNCLRPDHDTARCRLGGCRVCH, from the exons ATGACTAAAGATACCGTACCGGTACCGGCCTCGCCACTGTCCCTTACGATACCTCAACTAGCCACTGAGACCCTCGATGTTCTCAAGGTCAAAAGGAGTTCAGTAAAGGGACAGATAACCAAATTCTCTAGGTATTTGGATAATTTTGATAGGGATGCGGAATTAACTTCTATTCAAATCAATGAATTGACTTTAAAGTTGAATAAATTCTTGGAACTTAGTAACAGATTTGAGGTCATGCAAACTCGCATAGAGGTCCTGAATGAGGGCAATCTCGCTGATGAGCTTGCCGAGAGGGACAGTATTGAGGAAAGTCTTCATCTGGCCATCGCCACAGCTCAATCCATTATTGAGGTAAGTAAACCTAAGGACAATTTTCATGACGCCGACCAAGATTCATCTTCAAATTCAAATTCCAACTCACACAGGTGTCATGATCATGACTCTTTAGGTTTTAAATTACCGTTAATTCAAATTCATAAATTTGATGGAACCTTCTTTAAATGGCTTGAATTCCGAGATACCTACGAGTCACTCATTCATAAAAATGACCGAATCAAACCGATACATAAATTTCATTATTTAGCATCATACCTTGAAGGTGAAGCGGCACGCGTCATTTCCAATCTAGAAGTGTCAGCTGACAACTATAATGAAGCATGGCACCTTCTGTGCGATCGATATAATAATAATCGTCAATTGATAACGAATCATCTCAATTCTTTATTTAGCATTGAACCTTTGCAACGCGAATCAGACAAGGCACTTAGGTATCTTGGTGATCACGTGACCAAAAACTTGCGGGCGTTGAAGACGCTCGGCCAGCCTACCGATCAGTGGGATACTATCATCATTCATATGGTTACAACTAAATTGGACCAAGCTACACGTACAAAATGGGAAGAACATCGTAACAATTTAGTCGAATTGCCCTCATTAGACGAATTTAAAAAATTCTTGAAATCTCGAGCTGACATTTTAGAATCTTTGTATAGATCTAAAAGGGATAAACAAATTAAGCCTCAAATTAAATCAGACATGCCTCAAACGAAATCCTTTGCCATTTCAGCTAGCGAAAAGAAAACGAGGCCGTGCGTCGTTTGCCAGGGGCAGCATCGCATCTTTGACTGCAAGGTCTTCAGCAGCCTGTCTACCGACGAGAAGTGGGCCCAGGCTGCAAAGCTCAAGCTCTGCTTGAACTGCTTGCGCCCGGATCACGACACGGCGCGCTGCCGCCTGGGAGGATGTCGCGTAT GCCACTGA
- the LOC125234515 gene encoding uncharacterized protein LOC125234515 isoform X1: MTKDTVPVPASPLSLTIPQLATETLDVLKVKRSSVKGQITKFSRYLDNFDRDAELTSIQINELTLKLNKFLELSNRFEVMQTRIEVLNEGNLADELAERDSIEESLHLAIATAQSIIEVSKPKDNFHDADQDSSSNSNSNSHRCHDHDSLGFKLPLIQIHKFDGTFFKWLEFRDTYESLIHKNDRIKPIHKFHYLASYLEGEAARVISNLEVSADNYNEAWHLLCDRYNNNRQLITNHLNSLFSIEPLQRESDKALRYLGDHVTKNLRALKTLGQPTDQWDTIIIHMVTTKLDQATRTKWEEHRNNLVELPSLDEFKKFLKSRADILESLYRSKRDKQIKPQIKSDMPQTKSFAISASEKKTRPCVVCQGQHRIFDCKVFSSLSTDEKWAQAAKLKLCLNCLRPDHDTARCRLGGCRATDVASGPGPDRS, translated from the exons ATGACTAAAGATACCGTACCGGTACCGGCCTCGCCACTGTCCCTTACGATACCTCAACTAGCCACTGAGACCCTCGATGTTCTCAAGGTCAAAAGGAGTTCAGTAAAGGGACAGATAACCAAATTCTCTAGGTATTTGGATAATTTTGATAGGGATGCGGAATTAACTTCTATTCAAATCAATGAATTGACTTTAAAGTTGAATAAATTCTTGGAACTTAGTAACAGATTTGAGGTCATGCAAACTCGCATAGAGGTCCTGAATGAGGGCAATCTCGCTGATGAGCTTGCCGAGAGGGACAGTATTGAGGAAAGTCTTCATCTGGCCATCGCCACAGCTCAATCCATTATTGAGGTAAGTAAACCTAAGGACAATTTTCATGACGCCGACCAAGATTCATCTTCAAATTCAAATTCCAACTCACACAGGTGTCATGATCATGACTCTTTAGGTTTTAAATTACCGTTAATTCAAATTCATAAATTTGATGGAACCTTCTTTAAATGGCTTGAATTCCGAGATACCTACGAGTCACTCATTCATAAAAATGACCGAATCAAACCGATACATAAATTTCATTATTTAGCATCATACCTTGAAGGTGAAGCGGCACGCGTCATTTCCAATCTAGAAGTGTCAGCTGACAACTATAATGAAGCATGGCACCTTCTGTGCGATCGATATAATAATAATCGTCAATTGATAACGAATCATCTCAATTCTTTATTTAGCATTGAACCTTTGCAACGCGAATCAGACAAGGCACTTAGGTATCTTGGTGATCACGTGACCAAAAACTTGCGGGCGTTGAAGACGCTCGGCCAGCCTACCGATCAGTGGGATACTATCATCATTCATATGGTTACAACTAAATTGGACCAAGCTACACGTACAAAATGGGAAGAACATCGTAACAATTTAGTCGAATTGCCCTCATTAGACGAATTTAAAAAATTCTTGAAATCTCGAGCTGACATTTTAGAATCTTTGTATAGATCTAAAAGGGATAAACAAATTAAGCCTCAAATTAAATCAGACATGCCTCAAACGAAATCCTTTGCCATTTCAGCTAGCGAAAAGAAAACGAGGCCGTGCGTCGTTTGCCAGGGGCAGCATCGCATCTTTGACTGCAAGGTCTTCAGCAGCCTGTCTACCGACGAGAAGTGGGCCCAGGCTGCAAAGCTCAAGCTCTGCTTGAACTGCTTGCGCCCGGATCACGACACGGCGCGCTGCCGCCTGGGAGGATGTCGC GCCACTGACGTCGCTTCCGGCCCCGGACCTGACAGAAGCTAA
- the LOC125234650 gene encoding lysM and putative peptidoglycan-binding domain-containing protein 3 isoform X1: protein MKQRTRLMHGDEFTGYNMSVKKDDGQDNSEIPLHKMKSQDHFIEAQVQDGDTLQAIALRFHCSIAELKRINHIHKDNEIFARRTVKVPVTPYSVLTEIMSPPLDAVPSTSKAMPGAQSVINNHNELLPPGSQNIDKEINGNTDFAIDCNAIVMNSTLAPAVIPYTDAEPTEPITEDTQLLPNKLRETVETVVVKELTSHGADFGLKWYHLLCCVLILGVVIPLVYVLFYLDKHEIVEIVESSTKAVLTNTSDDDLPPGHSQ, encoded by the exons ATGAAACAACG GACGCGCCTCATGCACGGAGATGAGTTTACCGGATATAACATGAGTGTGAAGAAGGACGACGGGCAAGATAATTCTGAGATTCCCCTACACAAGATGAAGTCGCAAGATCATTTTATTGAGGCACAGGTTCAAGATGGTGACACGTTACAAGCTATTGCGTTACGATTCCATTGTTCT ATCGCAGAATTGAAGAGAATCAACCACATTCATAAAGATAATGAGATATTTGCAAGAAGGACGGTTAAGGTTCCAGTTACGCCCTATTCAGTACTCACAGAAATTATGTCACCACCTTTGGATGCTGTACCTTCCACATCTAAAGCTATGCCAGGAGCACAGTCAGTAATAAATAATCACAATGAGCTTCTTCCGCCTGGTAGTCAAAATATAGATAAAGAAATAAATGGTAACACAGATTTTGCTATAGATTGCAATGCCATAGTAATGAATAGTACTCTAGCTCCAGCAGTCATCCCTTATACAGATGCAGAGCCCACTGAACCCATCACAGAGGACACCCAATTGTTGCCAAATAAACTGCGTGAAACGGTAGAAACAGTGGTTGTGAAAGAACTGACATCACATGGTGCAGATTTTGGTTTGAAATGGTATCACCTACTTTGCTGTGTGCTGATATTAGGAGTTGTGATACCATTAgtatatgtattattttatttagataaGCATGAAATTGTGGAAATTGTGGAATCAAGTACAAAAGCTGTGCTAACAAACACAAGTGATGATGACCTGCCACCTGGACATAGTCAATGA